The following are encoded together in the Buteo buteo chromosome 2, bButBut1.hap1.1, whole genome shotgun sequence genome:
- the PDRG1 gene encoding p53 and DNA damage-regulated protein 1 codes for MARDPAFVLRYLAEVEELAEDVLAARQQIVDLDVKRNRNREALRALQKDPEPDEKAMVCFGNMFIELPKTQTKEMLQKDQEHLDEEINNLRKELRVKVNRLFEAQGKAELKGFNLNPMTAEEMKLINRILEG; via the exons ATGGCGCGGGACCCGGCCTTCGTGCTGCGTTACCTGGCCGAGGTGGAGGAGCTGGCCGAGGACGTGCTGGCGGCACGGCAGCAG ATCGTGGACCTGGATGTGAAGCGGAACCGGAACCGCGAGGCCCTGCGGGCGCTGCAGAAAGACCCGGAGCCCGACG AGAAGGCCATGGTCTGCTTCGGGAACATGTTCATCGAGCTCCCGAAAACACAGACCAAGGAGATGCTGCAGAAGG ACCAGGAACATCTGGATGAGGAGATAAACAACCTCCGGAAAGAGCTGCGCGTGAAGGTGAACCGCCTCTTCGAAGCTCAAG GCAAAGCTGAGCTGAAGGGATTTAACCTGAACCCCATGACCGCCGAGGAAATGAAGCTAATCAATCGCATCCTGGAGGGGTGA